In Halorussus halophilus, the DNA window GGTCCCGCGCTTCCTCGACAAGTACAGAAGACGCGTACAGTCGCTGCAAGTGCATCGTGTCTGGTGCGCGGAGGACGCGTACTGATTCTGGGTCCACGATGCCGATAGTGGACAGCGCCGCGATGACTCCCGCTCGGTCGGTCTCGACGGCTGGCGGGAGACGCACGCCCCGCGGCGTACTCGCCGTCAACGCGTTGATGAGTGTCGTCGGCATCTCTATCTCAGAGAGGAGGTCCGCGTGGACGAAGTCGGCAGAGCCCATCCCCATAGCGTTGCCATGGGTCGCGTCCGTGAGCGAACGAGTGTAGATGCGCTTGATGTCCGGACGGTCCGGTTCGGGTTCCTGAATCGCGAACGGTCGTCGGCCGATGACGTTCGTGTCCAGCCCTTGGCCGCTGATGTCTTTGCCCTGCTGGTCGAGAATCAGCAAGTCCAGTTCCTGAAACGGAATCTTCGGCATGATGTCGTACGCCGTCTCCAGCAACTCCGCCTCGCGGTCGAGAAATCCTTCCGGGGGAATCCCTTCGAGACGTGTCGTCTCGTCGCGCTGGTCCTCCATGATTGCGACGCCACCGGCGATAGGGAGTTCGGCTATCAACTGCTCGGTTATCTCGGGAATCATGTCTCGGAGCGACCAATCGACCGCCCAGTCGTGTGCGATTTTCGCGCCCCGTTGCTTGCCCATCCCGATGACGAGCATCTTCGAGAGGCCGCTCTCGACCGTCCCGCCGAAGTCGGTGTGCGGTTTGATTCGATTGATAGGCACGATGGCGTCGGCCTCGACTGCGTGCGCGTCGGCGACGACTGGCACGTCGCGCTCTGCGGTGCGACCGACTTCGACGACTTCCATGCTCGACCGAATCTCGCAGCCAATCGTCGATTCGGTGACGTCGAGTTCTGCCAACATTTCCCGCTGGCCCTCTGCATTGGCACCGCCGTGGCTTCCCATGGCCGGAAACACGAACGGTTCGTATCCCAACGCTTCGACGCCATCGACGACACCGGAGACGATAGTCGCGAGGTTTGCGATACCTCGGCTTCCGACGCCGAGTGCGACTTCGCCACCGTCCGGGACGTCCTGGAAGGTGAGCGACCGAAGCGCGTCGGCCGCACGGTCGGCAAGTTCCGACTGCGGAATCGGGTCGGTTTCCCATACCTGCTCGATAAGCCCCATCTCGGGGAGCGGCGTCTCGCCACACGCGTCGAGTATCGCTTGCTCTGGGACTGCGAGCGATTCGCGCGGTTGGTTCGAATCCATATTGCACTACTGTGCGAGTCGAGTCATAAATATACTCCTCTCGCCAGTTCGCTCCATCGAAACTAGGTTCGAAAAGACGACTACGCCCGCCGACGCTTCTACAGTCCGATTCGACTCGACCCTCGCTCAATACTGAGGCTATCTCAACTTTTATGATGTCGTGTCTCCCCTACTGAAACGATGCAATTCGTTCGATACAGCGCTGGGGCAGGCCCAGCCCTCGGCGTGAAGACTGACGCTCGAATCCACTCGCTCGCAGACTTACCCGGAGGTGAACCCTCATACGAGGACCTCACTAACCAACGCTACCTCGACCAGTTGCAGTCTGCCGTCGAAAACGGGACGCTCTCCCAGCGAGACGTCGGCGACGTGAACTTGCTCGCACCAGTGCCACGACCGGGTAAAATCGTCTGTGCTGGGCTGAACTACCGAGATCACGCCGAGGAACAGGACGAGGAGATCCCCGAGGACCCCCTGCTCTTCGCGAAAGCGCCGACGACCGTCACCAATCCCGGCAGTCCAATCGTCCATCCCGACGGCGAACAGGTCGATTACGAGGTCGAACTCGCCGTCGTCGTCGGTCGCACGGCGAAGGACCTCGACGAGGACGACGTAGACGATTACGTCGCGGGCTACACCGTTCTCAACGACGTCAACGGGCGAGACGCACAGTTCTCCGACGGACAGTTCTTCCGTGGGAAGAGCTACGATACCTTTTCGCCGATGGGGCCGACGCTCGTCGCTGATAGCGAATTCGACCCGAACGCCGTCCATGTGGAACTGCGGGTGGACGGTGAGACGAAGCAGTCGTCGAACACCGAACAGTTCATCTTCGACGTGCCGGAGTTGGTCGCGTACATCAGCCAGAACATGACCTTGCGGCCGGGCGACGTCATCTCTACTGGAACGCCCGGCGGAGTCGGAATCTTCCGCGAACCTGTAGATCTACTCGAACCTGGGCAGACCTGCGAAGCCGAAATCGAAGGAATCGGTACGCTCACCAATCCTGTCGTCGGGGAATGACTTCTCCGAAGCGGTAGCTCGACTCTCTCATTTTAAGCCGCGAGCTCTTCCGCGTTTTTGGCATGTGAGGCGGGTGATTTCACCGTATCTTGCTACGCGTGTTCTTCTACTCACAGTTTCGGAGGATGGCACAATTTTGGGTGGATTTTGTGGCGAATCGGCATCAAATACCTCAAATCCGTTCCTTAGTCGCGGGGATGACTAGCGAAGTCTCAGTACTTATCCACAATTGAAGAGATTTCAGACCCTTTCTTCAGTGTTGCCACTCATAGATTGCTGGCTGAACCTTTCTCAGACACTTAGTCAGGCGGCACCAGCGCTGCCGACACCAGTTCGACACATTCCCCAGCCGTCAGAACGGGAGCGTAGTCCATCTCTCCCTCTACACCAGCCTTCAACAGAAAGTCGGTGAGCCGCCAGATATTGTAGAGTAGGGCCGCGAACACGAAATAGAACAGCCGAACGCGATAGTCCTTTGAGGAAGTCTTCGCAAGGAAATCGTGTTTGATCGATTTATAGCTATTCTCTATCTGCCAGCGGCGGCTGTACCGACGACAAAACGACTCCGCCTCCTCCGGACCCACTCGAACGTTCGTCGCAAATACGGCCGTCTTGTCACCCTTCGTGGACGGCACATAGAGGAACCGCATCGGATGGGAACCAGCCTCCACATCCACAGACGCGGATTCGACCGCGACATCCTGTCCGTCTGTTTCCATCCGCTCGATCACCTGTCGTTCTGTACTGGAGAGTCGCTTGGGAATGAGGTAGTTCACGCCCAGATTCGAGAGTGTCTGAAAGACCCGCATCGAATCGAACTCGCGGTCGCACAGCACTGTCCCAATCGGCACGTGTTCTTTCACCCGCAAGACCAATCGACGAACAATGCGATGGATCCGGTTCGACGGATTCTCGTCCCATGGGGAACTTTCTCGGACTGGTTCGACCGCGAGGACGAGCGGGATGTTCTGGCCGACAATCGATAGCGTGGCAAATTTGAACGCTCTCCCGTCGCCGTCTTTCGTCCCGCTCACCATCGACATTCCTTCTACATTTCCGTAGTAGGGCACGGTCGTAATGTCGATTGCCACGGTCACTGGACGACGAAACGCCGTTTCAGAGGCGATAGCCGAAAGGACGTGATCTGTTGCATTGTCGAATCCCTCAATGAGGTTCTCGGTATCGAATTGCTTGACCGCACGAAGGTGGGTATCACCATGTGGACCGTAGTCTGCTCCTCGGCGGTACTGGAAGCGCGCTGCTCCTTGAGCGGTGCCACAGCCGACCATCCCCATGAACGTCTGTAACTCGAAAAAGCGCATATCTTCATAGGTCGCATTGGCAGCGCGTTCAGAATCGAACGATTCGAACCCGTAGTCACAGGCAAGGCGCGTCGTTCGACGGATGGTCTCGCCCGTGAATTTCTCTTCGGAGGTCGCTTCGGTCTTCTCGGTACCGCACGCCTCGGGGTCTTTGCGTGGATGGAGTACATCTTCTTTCGGTCGGACGGTTGGAACTGAGAGGTCTTCGTCGTGGATTTCTTTGACGACATAGTGTGCAGCCGTCTTTATGAACTCACAGACAGTCTCATTGAAACGGTTGCGCCACGTCCGCGAAAGGACCGACTCATCTGGAACGCGATCAAACCCCACTATTTCTTGGAGTTCTTCGTCCCGCGCGAGTATACGGTAACTCTCTCCCGTGATTTCCCGATAGAGAAACAACCTGAGCATCCCAGAAAACGGGTAAGGTGCAGGATGCCATTCCGGGTAGCTGTCTTCAAGTCTGTCAAACGGACCATCAAGTGTCCTGAGAGCATCACAGAGCGAGAGTCCATCACGGATTTGCTTTCGGAGTCCAATTCCGACAAGATACGCATCAGTCAATACTCCTCTGCAAAGTCTCATACCGGTTTTAGTAGAGTCCGGATTCAAAATTGTTGCAGAAGTTATTGTCTACTAAAGCAGTAGGACGAGGATATCCGGCCCCAAATACTGAATTGTAACATATTAATACTAGAAACTATGGAGTTAACCAACTCCAGTTCTCGGAATTCGCTCGAAGTTGCAATATATATGTGCATATATTTATTCGGAGTTGGGGGTACAGGCAGTGAACTAGTGGCTAAGTTATGGTGGTGAGTGAATTGTATCCTCAGATCGGGTATAATTAGTGCTTGAGTTTCGGTCAGGTACTCTATAATTAAATAGAATCTTGGTGTGTGTTGGAATAGCTTATGAGTTCTAAAAAGGTCGTAGAGTTTCAGAGGTGGCTGAAATTGTTATTGCTGGGTGTGCTGTTGATACATTATTTGTGGCAGAATTTTTCGCCAGTAATTTCCACTAATATCTCGACAATTTATCCATGGGATTATATTTTGCAGGGCTATGATCGGGCAGAAAATCGGTTTTACCAAATGATTCTTATGACCGTAGTATTTGCAGTAATCAGTTATGGGAGTCTTAAGAAAAATTCGTTCATACTTATTCTCAGTGCTGTCTTTCTCGGTGTTTTTGCCCTAGGTATACCGGTGGAATTCCTTACGTGGTTTGTTTTCATCGTCGAAATTTCACTGATTCTGCTCTTGTCCTATTCTTATCTTAACCCTGAAGAAAGGCCTGCGGAAACTTCTTCTCATACCTAGCTACTTTTTGTATAATTTCTCACTAGAAAAGTATTATATATATATTCATTTTCATTATCCATCTATGGTGTCAGAAGACAAACTGTCTGGGCGACGTGAGTTCCTCAAACACTCGGCATTTGCTGGTGGCGGCTTCAGCCTTTTCGGCCATGGAACGCTCTCAATAGACAGAAAAACCAAGATTGATGTTCTCAGAACCAAAGATGGGGTGGCAAAACGCAAAAAAGTTCCTGCCCGATGGTACCGGCATCTTCAGCAAGCACGCAGTAAGCACCGCAAACTGCGTACTGCCCATAGCGACAAACCATGGTTCACTAACTCATATCTAACACAGGACGAAAACCAAACCGCTGGCTTCCATCGGAGGAAAATTGTCGTTGAACACGACCTCGACCAACTGGCAGCGAACTCCCAGTCCGATGATAGTCACCCACTTCCCAGTGAGTTGAACGGTATTGCAGTCGAAACAGCTGACCCGAAAGAACGAACTGAAACCGGATGTCGAAATGTTGGGGAGTACAAAAATCTTCCCGGCGGAGTTAGCATCAAGGGGGACAACATCCCCGGTAGTACTTGCTGTCGAGCGGAAATGGGAGGTCAGGCATATGAACTCACCGCCTACCACGTCACAGGCTGTAATCCAAACGCGTCGTTTGAACAAGGCGGTAACAACCTCGGGTCGCTCGCAGAAGGCGATCAAGACGAAGACTGGGGATTAATCAACGTCACAAACTCCAATTATAGTCTTACAGAGAAGGTCAAGGAGCCAGATGGCGAGCGAAAGCCAATCCAAGGTTGGGTTACTCGGAATGGTGTCGATACGTACAAAGAAGAAGACCGGTATATCTACCAGTTAGGTCGGGAAACCGGACAGTCGATGGGGAAAATTCAGAACATAGACGCGAGCTTCGCGTCTTCGTGCGCACACAATGGCGGGCACAATAAAGCGATTGAACTAGGGAATGACGGTGCGCCCGGCGATTCTGGAGGGCCATTCTACATTCTTGAAGATAGTGTTGACGTGTGGATGATGGGGATAACCCAGTACAATTACGGTTACGTCACGGGATTCGGATGTAGTGGAGCAGAAAAACAAGACAAAACCGGCGGAATCCCCATCTGGTACATCGCCAACAACCACGGAATTTCTGTCCCGTAGCTGGATAATTAATTCGAGTGCATCACGCTTACGGGCACGGCATTCGAAAACGATGTGCAATCCACAGGGTGGGTAAGCAAGACTCAGAAAAATCGATTCTGGGTTCGTGATTTATAGGCGTGCAACAAAGGCACGCATCAAAACCATCCTCCGAGGTTGTGTCTACTCTGCCCCATCATTGAGTATAGCTTCATAGAGTTTATTTAGCTGGTTCGATGATACAGACGTTACTTCGGTGGTCGAACTGGACTCTTACGAGTGGTTGTAACCGCAACGTAACCAACCTGAGCAAAACAATTTCTCACGTAGAACTGCTTATCTCGCCGTCACCACTCCAGGCCCAACAGTCTCTACTCCGCTCTGTAAGATGACTCATCTTACTCTCTGTTCGAAGGAGGTGGAGACAACCACCGAGTGAGATACCCCCTTTACGGAATCGAGGCTTCGAAGAAAAGCTCTCGACGACCGTAAACGACGAGTCGGTGAGGGCATCTATTTCCAACATCGTACGCGTCCCGCGCTCGTATCCGACGAGCGGTTCGAAATGGGTTCGGCGAGCTTGCAAGCTGCGTGGACGCCCCACGAAATTGATGGCGTCTCGGCCGCCTGCAGACGAAGCGTCAGTTCTGGCGATCCGCGTTCGCTGCGCCGCGTCTATGTCCGTTGCACCGTACGTATGCGCGCGAACAATCGATTATCACCTTCGAACGATTGAATTAGTTGATTGTATCGTGTGTCACGAACACGTGGTGCAAACTCGTGTTTGCAATTTCCGTTTGTAACCTGTCTCTGAGAGTTCCCAACTGTTGTCTCGTTCGTTTGCTAGACTTGCTACCACCGATTAGTTGCTCCATGTGAATGATGTCATTGTTTGACTCAACTACTCGATACACTCATTAGATATTGGTGGTTGCGACTAGCGACCGAACCAAATAACTGCAACAGATGGGTGCTGTAACTATATGCTACAATTGAGTGACACAACCAAATGAGTCGAATGGATGTCGCAACTATTAGTATCGAACGACTGTTTCAACTACAGGTTGCGGATGAGTGTTACAAACGAAGGTTCCAAACGAGCGTTTCAAATACATATTTGGGGTGTTTGTTGCAGACGATTGTTACAACTGTGTGCTACAAATGAATCTAACAAATGAGTGTTTCGGATGGTTCGTCTGACGAAAACTTATAACTGAAGCCTTCAATGAATCCATCAAATGCTCTCGTACGCAGTATACAGCGAAGCAGGTGGCGTAGGCAAATCGACGCTCACCGCAAATCTCGCAGTAGCGCACGCCAGAGCCGGACTCGACGTTCTGGCGATTCCACTCGACCCCCAAGACGGAGACTTGAGCTACCTCTTCGACATCGACCACGACCGTTCGAACGGTGAGGCCGACACGCTCGTCCACCATCTCGTCGGTCGTGGAAAAGGCGAGTTCACGGACCTCATCGAGACTGTCGAACACGGGGTCGATATCATTCCGGAACACAATCGCCTCGAAGACCTCGGCGAAACGCTCCGGAAAGAACAGGAGGCAAGAAGCGACTTCGGCGAGTCGTTCCCGATGTGGACCCAACTCCAGCGAGTCCTTCGCGAGGCAGAAATCCACAAACACTACGACGTGCTCCTCGTGGACCCGCCCGCAAGTTCCGGTCCTCACCTGTACAACGCACTCGACGCCACTCGGAATCTCGTCATTCCGGTCGAACCGTCCGGGAAAGGACAGGCGTCTGTCAATGGACTTGACGATCTGGTGACGAATCTCGAAGACCAGTTAGAGATCAACATCGGCGTGTTGGCGGCAGTTCCGAATCGATTCAAGGGCACGCGGGACCAGGGCGCTATCATCGAAGAAATCGAAGAGCAGGGATTCGACGTGCCCGCGATTCTCCGCGACCGGACGTCGCTCCTAGAGGGGTGCTGGCGTGAGAAGTGTAGTGCGTTCACGTACGTCCGCGACCATCGGAGTCGAGAACGAGACTACGAAGTCGAGACGCTCGCTAAGTTCGACGAGATAGCGCGCCACCTCGAAGCGCAGAACGGTCTCGAAGCACCGAACCCACCAGAGGCTGGGAGTCTCGAAGAGGATGACCCGGAGGTCACTGCATGACTGGCCTGAAATCCGGGTCCGGCGACGACCTCTGGGGCGAGGATAGTGCTGACGATGACGAACCAGTCGAGGAAGAAACAACCGAAGAGACTACTGAACCCGAAACTGAAGGTGAGTCTTCTACTGAGACGGACGGGCAGGAACAGGGAGACGAGGAGTCAGACTCGGCGTCGGAGGAATCTTCGTCTGCGTCTAATTCGCAGTCATCTTCGAACGACTCGGGGAATTCAGGTTCGTCTGCGAACCAACAACATCCGTATATAGTCCGGCGTGCAGTGCAAGATAAGTCCGTGAAGTTCGAGCGGGACGAACGGTTGACGTTCTTCGTCCACGACGACGTTATCGAGGGAGAACGGGACCTGATTACGGACGTCGAATCGGAGTTGGGGCGGAACGTTCCGAAGTTCGACGTGCGCGAGGCGGTGTATCGCGCTGCACTCCGAAACCGTGACGACGTGCTCGAAGAGTTGCTGAATATGGGGTATTCCCTAGACGACTCGTAACTGTCCCACGCCTCGGGACGACCTCGACTGCGACGACGACTTTCTCTCCTCAGTTTCGAAGTGGTGGACTCAGCGGTCAATATTCAGTCACACAAGAGACGCTGACACCTTCCTTTCGTGGGGCGACTGCTTCCGTCGCTTGCGCGCGAAACACGTTTCGGTCAGTGACGAGGTAGTTGACGACGTACATTCCGGGGTCCGTGTGTCCGGACTCGTACTCGACTGCTGGTGCGATGACGTCGAAGCGTACGACCCACCCGTCGTCGGTTCGAGTGACTTCTGTGGTGTCTTCTTGTATAGAAACGTCGATAGAGATGATTTCCTCTGCGTTCTGTCCGCTGATAACTTCGCGCGTGACGAGTGCCTTCTCGAACTGTCGGGCGAACTGGAGCGCGGTATCCCGGGTGAGTGTGTCGGGTTTCTCGGGACAGGGCGGCACGTCAATCTGTAAGTCGTCAGTCGTTGCCCGAGTCTCGGGCGGTGGAGTCTGTGTCTGTGTTTCGGCAGGCGAGGTCGTCGATTGGTTGGGTGTGGTGTTCTGTCCGAGACACCCCGTGAGAGAGATGCTTGTTCCGGCGAGTAGGTGGAGGGCGTGACGGCGATGCATACGCAGATATTGTTAGTCTGAGTGGATAAATCCCAGTTTGGATGAAACGGTGGTTTCACTCACCAGCTAACTGCGAGCGCAATGATATCCCGACATCTATTGAAGGACTGAAATGAATAGTTTATTTCTGTCGCGCACACTGTGCCTCTACTATGGCTCCTCGCCGAACGACCGTTATCCTCGCTGGCCTCGTCCTCCTCAGCGGTCTCTCCGTGGCGGCCGGAGAAGTTATCGACTCGCCGCCTACGATGACAGTCACGAACGAAGACGACACCACCTATCGGGTGACCGCATACACTGCAGAGAGTAGGCAGACCGCGATGCTCACGAACTTCGCAGTCACCACCAGAGATGGCGAACGGCGGGTCGCGACACTCTCCCAACTCTACTGGCCAGACGGATACCGGAACGTGACTCTCGCAGACGGTGGAATCCCAACTCGACAACTCACCGTCGAACCGGGCGATACTAAGCAAATGACCGTCGAGGAGTGGCAACCGGGTAACGGGCACTGTCTAGTTAGCGCGGTTTGAGAAGTGAGCAGGTTGTGCGGTTGGTTGGAATGAAACTCGCAAACCTGCTCAGAGAGACGTTAGACACGGCTACTCTTGAATGTTGGCAGCGGGAGCGGACGGCGACGCCCGTCAGGGCGTTCGCCGTCCGCCTCCACGCTGCCGGATGTTCGCTCAGAGAAACAGCAGCGATTCTTGGGCTCCTCGGCGTTGATCGGACGCATGGAGCGGTCTGGAGTTGGGTACATCGGTTAGCTGACAGCGTCGGCGACCCGCCGTCGGCGACGCCGACGCGGGTCGCGGTCGATGAGACCGCTGTCAGGATCGATGGTGAGTGGTCTTGGGTGTATGCTGCAATTGACCTCGACACAAAGCTGCTGCTCGATGCTGCCGTGTTTGGACGACGAGGCACTGATCCAGCGGCTGCGTTCCTCCACGGCCTCACCCAGAAACACGATTGTTCAGAAACTGTGTTTCTAGTCGATGGCTATGGATATCTGACTGCCCTCTCTCGATTAGAATTGAGCGGTCGGCTTGACTACACTGACCGAAACCAGATCGAAAAGTGGTTTCAGACCCTTAAGATGCGGATCGACCGCTTCCATTCGTCGTGGGTGGGCAGTCGGCGGAGCGTCCGCCAGTGGCTTGCGTCGTTCGTCCACTACTACAATGTTCAGCGACCGCACCAAGCACTCGATGAACGCACGCCAGCTGAGGAGGAAAACTAGACAGTGCCGGGTAACGTTACGGTCTACATCGTCGAGGACCTCGGTGACAACGAGACCCACGTTCACACAGACATCAAAACCTGCACTGAACGCCAGCAAGAGCATAGCCTGACACTCGAAGACGGTGGCTCAAGCGGGTTTTCGTCGTGTGCGTCCAATCTCGACTGGTTGCTTCCGAAGTAATTGACTCAGATTGTACGACCAGACTGGCTCATTTCCTACGCTCTGTGTGGCGTACCAGCACGGCGAGCGAGACCGCTTGCACAGTTCCGACGACTGCCGTGCTCAGAAACCCACCTGCGAGGGGAAGATGAGCCAACCCCCACGAGGAGAGTCCAAACACGAGACTCAGCCAGAACAGCGACCACCCCATGCCGCGTGACTTCCGAATGCTTTCCCGGAGTGCCGTCGAAAATGGTTTCCCTGCCGCCAACAGTCCGGGCACGAGGAAGACGCGGACTACTACGAGCGAGAAGACGACGATTGCTACCCCGCCGAGGAGTAGACTGCTGAAGTCGAGTGTCGGGTAGTCCAGCAGGTGAGGCGGAACCACCACTGCTGCGAAGAAGCCGAGGTAGCTGGCGAGCGAATCGAACTGTCGGTCAGTATTCAGGGCCCGAGTAATCGTAAGCCAACCAGCAAGCCCGACTGCTACGAAGACAATAGCTTCGAGTGCGACTGCACCGACCAAGTAGGGCGTTTGCAGGTCTACGAGCGCATCGACGTGTCTAACCGTTCGGGGCGTCCCACTCGGTACGATTGAAAACTCGATGTTGACCGTTTGTCCGAACGAGTCGGGCGTCGCCGCCGGAATCGGGTCCCAGTTTCGGAGCCAATCGGCAACTGCGACGAGGAGGCCTGCCACTGCGAACGGCACGACGAGAACTGGGTCGTCGCGGATACGCGTGCCCGCGGCTTTCAAGACAGGACCGGCAGTCGGCCGCCTGCTGGCACTTCGATTCGACTGGTCGGCGTTCTGAATCCGCTCGTGATCTGGCTCGGTGGTCACGTTGCTTCCTCCAGAGCGATGACTCGCTTGCGATTGGTGGCGTAGAGGACGCCGTCACCGACGATTGGTGTCGAGAGTGGGACTTGCGACGGCCGGTACTCGAACCGCTCTTCTCCCGTCGTCGCGTCGATGGCGACCAAGGCGTAGTTCGACCGGACGGCGTACACAACGCCGTCGGTTACGATTGGCGACGTTTCGCCATCGAACGGTGTTGTCCAGAGTGACTCGCCGGTTGCAAGTTCGAGTGCGTGCAACGATTCCTGCTCGTCGGCGACGAAGACAGTCCCGTTTGCGACTGCCGGTGTACTGTCGGTCACGTTCCCGCCGAGGTTCCGCTTCCAGATGGTCGAGCCATCGGTGGCATCGAGCAACCAGACCATCTCTCGGGCCTGCACGACGACACCCTGCTCGGTCGCTACGGGTGCGCTCAGTAACTGTTCGTCGAGTTCTCGTTGCCAGCGTTGCGCTCCGGTGTCGGTCCGGTAGGCAGTTGCTTGCTTCGGC includes these proteins:
- a CDS encoding DUF362 domain-containing protein — its product is MDSNQPRESLAVPEQAILDACGETPLPEMGLIEQVWETDPIPQSELADRAADALRSLTFQDVPDGGEVALGVGSRGIANLATIVSGVVDGVEALGYEPFVFPAMGSHGGANAEGQREMLAELDVTESTIGCEIRSSMEVVEVGRTAERDVPVVADAHAVEADAIVPINRIKPHTDFGGTVESGLSKMLVIGMGKQRGAKIAHDWAVDWSLRDMIPEITEQLIAELPIAGGVAIMEDQRDETTRLEGIPPEGFLDREAELLETAYDIMPKIPFQELDLLILDQQGKDISGQGLDTNVIGRRPFAIQEPEPDRPDIKRIYTRSLTDATHGNAMGMGSADFVHADLLSEIEMPTTLINALTASTPRGVRLPPAVETDRAGVIAALSTIGIVDPESVRVLRAPDTMHLQRLYASSVLVEEARDRDDLRVLEEPSPIRFDSGAFVAPSLHETTSGEESADD
- a CDS encoding fumarylacetoacetate hydrolase family protein, giving the protein MQFVRYSAGAGPALGVKTDARIHSLADLPGGEPSYEDLTNQRYLDQLQSAVENGTLSQRDVGDVNLLAPVPRPGKIVCAGLNYRDHAEEQDEEIPEDPLLFAKAPTTVTNPGSPIVHPDGEQVDYEVELAVVVGRTAKDLDEDDVDDYVAGYTVLNDVNGRDAQFSDGQFFRGKSYDTFSPMGPTLVADSEFDPNAVHVELRVDGETKQSSNTEQFIFDVPELVAYISQNMTLRPGDVISTGTPGGVGIFREPVDLLEPGQTCEAEIEGIGTLTNPVVGE
- a CDS encoding transposase; its protein translation is MRLCRGVLTDAYLVGIGLRKQIRDGLSLCDALRTLDGPFDRLEDSYPEWHPAPYPFSGMLRLFLYREITGESYRILARDEELQEIVGFDRVPDESVLSRTWRNRFNETVCEFIKTAAHYVVKEIHDEDLSVPTVRPKEDVLHPRKDPEACGTEKTEATSEEKFTGETIRRTTRLACDYGFESFDSERAANATYEDMRFFELQTFMGMVGCGTAQGAARFQYRRGADYGPHGDTHLRAVKQFDTENLIEGFDNATDHVLSAIASETAFRRPVTVAIDITTVPYYGNVEGMSMVSGTKDGDGRAFKFATLSIVGQNIPLVLAVEPVRESSPWDENPSNRIHRIVRRLVLRVKEHVPIGTVLCDREFDSMRVFQTLSNLGVNYLIPKRLSSTERQVIERMETDGQDVAVESASVDVEAGSHPMRFLYVPSTKGDKTAVFATNVRVGPEEAESFCRRYSRRWQIENSYKSIKHDFLAKTSSKDYRVRLFYFVFAALLYNIWRLTDFLLKAGVEGEMDYAPVLTAGECVELVSAALVPPD
- a CDS encoding chymotrypsin family serine protease, with protein sequence MVSEDKLSGRREFLKHSAFAGGGFSLFGHGTLSIDRKTKIDVLRTKDGVAKRKKVPARWYRHLQQARSKHRKLRTAHSDKPWFTNSYLTQDENQTAGFHRRKIVVEHDLDQLAANSQSDDSHPLPSELNGIAVETADPKERTETGCRNVGEYKNLPGGVSIKGDNIPGSTCCRAEMGGQAYELTAYHVTGCNPNASFEQGGNNLGSLAEGDQDEDWGLINVTNSNYSLTEKVKEPDGERKPIQGWVTRNGVDTYKEEDRYIYQLGRETGQSMGKIQNIDASFASSCAHNGGHNKAIELGNDGAPGDSGGPFYILEDSVDVWMMGITQYNYGYVTGFGCSGAEKQDKTGGIPIWYIANNHGISVP
- a CDS encoding ParA family protein, whose translation is MLSYAVYSEAGGVGKSTLTANLAVAHARAGLDVLAIPLDPQDGDLSYLFDIDHDRSNGEADTLVHHLVGRGKGEFTDLIETVEHGVDIIPEHNRLEDLGETLRKEQEARSDFGESFPMWTQLQRVLREAEIHKHYDVLLVDPPASSGPHLYNALDATRNLVIPVEPSGKGQASVNGLDDLVTNLEDQLEINIGVLAAVPNRFKGTRDQGAIIEEIEEQGFDVPAILRDRTSLLEGCWREKCSAFTYVRDHRSRERDYEVETLAKFDEIARHLEAQNGLEAPNPPEAGSLEEDDPEVTA
- a CDS encoding IS6 family transposase; the protein is MKLANLLRETLDTATLECWQRERTATPVRAFAVRLHAAGCSLRETAAILGLLGVDRTHGAVWSWVHRLADSVGDPPSATPTRVAVDETAVRIDGEWSWVYAAIDLDTKLLLDAAVFGRRGTDPAAAFLHGLTQKHDCSETVFLVDGYGYLTALSRLELSGRLDYTDRNQIEKWFQTLKMRIDRFHSSWVGSRRSVRQWLASFVHYYNVQRPHQALDERTPAEEEN